The proteins below are encoded in one region of Epinephelus lanceolatus isolate andai-2023 chromosome 7, ASM4190304v1, whole genome shotgun sequence:
- the mmp17b gene encoding matrix metalloproteinase-17b translates to MLEYATKMRMWILLLCLSNGWTQPASAADPTPTPSSAPVTPTEDEGTQLVDWLMKYGYLPPSDPSTGQLQAWTAVTNAVRAMQRFAGLKDTGVVDEETTALMNSPRCSLPDQGDPSKIPANQKGGNTRRRKRRAIAMWTHRNINWRLRSYPTSSHLSQETIRSLVFYALRVWADPTPLEFHEVGSPEAADLQVDFLHGYHGDGYPFDGAGGAVGHAFFPSDPARAGGVHLDAEEEWAFRQPASEGTDLFTVLVHEFGHALGLAHSSSRHSVMRPYYQGPAGDPLHYRLGPQDLEHITQLYGKKNQLLATDAPRLTPELHTRHRGHPHHHTYGPSIDRCNTSFDAVAKIRGETFFFKGLTMWRVNGGGLVSGRGASVRRLWRGLPPDLPQIHAVLERKSDHAIIFISGSQFWLFRDLSLQEGYPQPLSALRMGVSLAGVNQEEDATAAGRWGLIWDPEEGPVWGNMGDTEEEKQEDTWTQLLREGVSGITTDSDGSVYLFKGDSYWKFTFPGSSLHDGYPRSSTADWLNCPDPSSSSPVVDDHSSSLSPPAGRQELRERWREEREKEEEEGGRGRDHGRDRHGNKHKDRQDRGSHIWTQCTCQNGALRDRTASLTAGLLMMIWTLLVI, encoded by the exons ATGCTAGAATATGCAACCAAGATGAGGATGTGGATTCTCCTTCTGTGCCTGAGCAATGGATGGACGCAACCAGCCTCTGCTGCTGATCCAACCCCCACACCCTCCTCTGCACCAGTGACACCCACTGAAGATGAAGGAACACAACTGGTG GATTGGTTGATGAAGTATGGATACCTCCCACCCTCAGACCCCTCCACTGGTCAGCTACAGGCCTGGACAGCTGTCACTAACGCTGTCAGGGCTATGCAGAGGTTTGCAGGCCTCAAAGACACTGGAGTTGTAG ATGAGGAGACAACGGCGCTGATGAACAGTCCACGCTGCTCCCTACCTGACCAGGGTGACCCCTCCAAAATACCAGCCAACCAAAAGGGGGGCAAcacgaggaggaggaagagaagggcTATCGCCATGTGGACACATCGGAACATTAACTGGAG GTTGCGTTCGTACCCCACCTCCTCCCATCTGTCCCAGGAAACGATTCGCTCACTGGTCTTCTATGCTTTAAGAGTGTGGGCAGATCCAACACCGCTGGAGTTCCATGAG GTGGGCAGCCCAGAGGCAGCTGACCTGCAGGTAGACTTTCTCCATGGTTATCACGGTGATGGCTATCCGTTTGATGGGGCAGGTGGGGCAGTCGGCCATGCTTTCTTCCCATCAGACCCTGCCCGGGCAGGAGGAGTTCATTTGGATGCAGAGGAGGAGTGGGCCTTCAGACAGCCAG CCTCTGAGGGTACTGACCTGTTCACAGTGCTGGTCCATGAGTTTGGCCATGCACTGGGCCTTGCTCACTCCTCATCTCGTCACTCAGTGATGAGGCCGTACTACCAGGGTCCTGCTGGAGACCCCCTCCACTATCGCCTGGGACCTCAAGATCTGGAGCACATCACCCAGCTCTATG GAAAAAAGAACCAGCTGCTGGCCACTGATGCTCCTCGCCTCACCCCAGAGCTTCATACGCGTCACAGAGGCCACCCGCATCACCACACATATGG CCCCTCCATAGATCGCTGTAACACCAGTTTCGATGCTGTGGCAAAGATCCGAGGAGAGACTTTCTTCTTCAAAG GTCTAACAATGTGGCGAGTCAACGGTGGGGGCTTGGTGTCAGGTCGCGGGGCTTCAGTCAGAAGGCTGTGGAGGGGTCTACCTCCTGACCTTCCTCAGATTCACGCTGTGCTGGAGAGGAAGTCAGATCATGCCATCATCTTTATCAGTG GTTCCCAGTTCTGGCTGTTCAGGGATCTGTCCCTGCAGGAAGGTTACCCTCAGCCCCTGTCTGCTCTCAGGATGGGGGTGAGCTTAGCTGGAGTAAACCAGGAGGAGGATGCCACAGCAGCAGGGAGGTGGGGCCTCATCTGGGACCCAGAGGAGGGCCCTGTGTGGGGGAACATGGGAGACACTGAAGAAGAGAAGCAAGAAGACACCTGGACTCAGCTGCTCAGAGAGGGTGTCAGTGGCATCACCACAGACAGTGATG GCTCTGTCTATCTCTTCAAGGGAGACTCCTACTGGAAGTTTACTTTTCCAGGCTCCTCCCTGCACGACGGATATCCACGCTCCTCTACTGCAGACTGGCTGAACTGCCCTGacccctcctcatcctcacctgTGGTGGATGACCACTCCTCGTCTCTGTCTCCGCCTGCAGGAAGACAGGAACtcagggagagatggagggaggagagagagaaggaggaggaggaaggaggaaggggAAGGGACCATGGAAGGGACAGACATGGAAAtaaacataaagacagacaggacagaggCTCACACATCTGGACACAATGCACTTGTCAAAATGGAGCGCTTCGAGACAGGACAGCGTCTTTAACTGCTGGTCTGCTGATGATGATATGGACACTGTTGGTTATTTAA